In Paracoccus contaminans, the genomic stretch GGGGCGCGAGCCGGTGATCGGGCGGCGCCGTTCCCGGGGACGGGAAATCGCCCTGGGCCTGGGGGCTGTCGGTCATGGGTCAGTGCAGCCTTTCATCGTCGCCGCCATGCAGCGCATATTCCATCAGCCCGTCCAGGATCGCCCGCCGCTCGGCCAGGGTCGGGGCCTCGATCAGGGCCTGCTTTTCCTCGACCCCCAGCGGCAGCAGCATCGACAGGCTGTTGATGAGCAGCTCGTTGCCCGCCTCCTCGGCCGCGTTCCAATCGGTGGAGAGGCTGTGCGCCGCCATATAGCGCCCCAGCCGTTCCATGAAGGCCGGCCGGTCAAAGCCGGGGTCGTCCGGCTCGGCCGTGCGGCGGTCGGCGGCATAGCCGCCCCAGTCCACGCGGCCGCGCAGATAGGGGGTGAAGCCCTCGATCACCTCGTCCAGCCGGAAACGCGACACCGCCCTGAGCGAGATCATCATGCGCCCGTCGTCATCCTCGGAGAACATGGTGACACGGCCGGCGGTGCCGACATTGGCCAGCCCCTCGCCGATGGGCTGGATCATCCCGATCAGCCGCTCGCCCGAACGCAGCACATCCTCCATCATCTGCAGATAGCGCGGCTCGAAGATGTGCAGCGGCAGCCGCGTGCGCGGCAGCAGCACCGCGCCCGGCAGGGGAAACAGCGGCACCACGCCCGGCAGGGCCGGCAGGCTGCCCGGCATCGTCAGGCGAAGATCAGCGACGAAAGCCGTCGCCGTCCTTTCTGAACCAGCGGGTCGGTTGCGGGCAGCGCGTCGAACAGGGTCAGCAACTGCGCCTTGGCGGCGCCCTCGTTCCAGTCGCGGTCGCGGCGGAAGGATTCCAGCAGGTGATCGATCGCCTCGGCCGAGCGGCCGGCGGCGTGCAGGGCGGTCGCATAGTCGAGCCGCGCCTGATGATCGGCCGGATCGGCGGCCACGCGCCGCTCCAGATCGTCCAGCGGCCCGGCGCTTTGCGCCTGCCGGGCCAGGGCCAGCTGCGCGCGCGCGGCCTCGACCGGGGCGGCATGGGCAGCGGCGGGGGGCACCTGCGCCAGCGCGGCCTCGGCCGCATCGGCATCGCCCGCGGCCAGGTGGCTGCGGATCAGGCCGCCCCAGGCCTGCGGGTTTTCGGGCTCTTCGCCGAGGATGGCGGCAAAGGTTTCGGCCGCATCGGCCGCCGCGCCCTCGGCCAGCATCGCCTCGGCCGCCTCGAGCGCGGCGCCAAGGCCCCCGTCATCCCCGCCCAGGGCCGCCAGCTTGTCCACGAACTGCCTGACCTGGCTTTGCGGCAAGGCGCCCTGGAAGGCATCGACCGGCTGGCCCTGGAAGAAGGCATAGACGGTCGGGATGGATTGCACGCGCAGCTGCGCGGCGATCATCTGGTTCTTGTCCACATCCACTTTGGCCATGCGCACACGGCCCTTGTGGCGGGCGACCTCTGCCTCGAGCAGCGGGCCGAGCGTCTTGCACGGGCCGCACCAGCTCGCCCAGAAATCGACGATCACCGGCACCTGCATCGAGGCGTCGATCACCTCGGCCATGAAGTCGGCCTCGGTCACGTCCTTGATGAAATCGGCGGTGTTCGGTGCGGCGGGCGCATCGCCCGAGCCTTGCAGCAGCATTGTGGTCAGTCTCCGCGAAGGGAAGGGTTGGCGACAATATGGGTTGCCGCAGGGGGGACGGAAAGGGGCGTCACGCCGGCAGGTCGAAGCTGGCAAGCACCGGGACGTGGTCGCTGGGCTGGTCCCAGCCCCGCGCGGCCCGCAGGATGCGGCTGGCATGGCCCGCGGCGGCGATGTCGCCCGTGGCCCAGATATGGTCCAGCCGGCGGCCGCGGTCGGCGCTGTCCCAATCGCGCGCCCGATAGGACCACCAGCTGTAGAGCGGACCCTGGGGGATGTCCTGGCGGGTGATGTCCACCCATCCGCCCGCCTCCTGCGCATCGGCAAGATGGGCGACCTCGACAGGGGTGTGGCTGACGACCCTCAGCATCTGCCGGTGCGACCAGACATCATCCTCGCGCGGGGCGATGTTCAGATCGCCCACCAGGATCGACCGCTGCGGCCGGTCGGCCCGGAAGGCGTCGCGCATGTCGGTCAGAAAATCCAGCTTCTGCCCGAACTTGACATTGACGGTCCGGTCCGGCTCGTCGCCGCCGGCGGGCACATAGACATTGTGGATGATGACGCCCGAGGGCAGCCGCGCCGCGACATGGCGCGCATGGCCCAGCCGCGCATGGTCGCGGTGCCCGGCATCCTCGATGGGCAGGCGCGACAGGATGGCGACGCCGTTATACCCCTTCTGCCCGCGCGCCACGATCCAGCGATAACCCAGCGCCTGGAACATCTCGACCGGGATCTTCTCCACGGGCGACTTGCATTCCTGCAGGCACAGGATGTCGGGCGCCTCGTCGCCCAGCAGGCGGGCGACAAGGCCGGCCCGCAGGCGGACGGAGTTGATGTTCCAGGTGGCAAGGGTGAACATGGCCCGAAATCTAGCGCCGGGCGCGCGGAAGGGAAAGCAGATGGGCCAGCTTGTTGACGGGGTCTGGACAAAAGGCAGCGTGGGCGCGGCCAGGGGCGAGGGAAGCTACAAGCGCCAGCAGGCGGGCTTTCGCAGCTGGATCACGCCGGACGGCGCGCCCGGCCCATCGGGGGATGGCGGGTTTGCGGCGCAAAGCGGGCGCTATCACCTGTTCGTCTCATATGCCTGCCCCTGGGCGCACCGGACGCTGATCTTCCGCGAACTCAAGGCGCTGGCCCCCCATATCGACGTGTCGGTCGTCCATCCGGTGATGGGCGAGGACGGCTGGACCTTTGCCGAGGGTTTCGACGGCGCCACCGGGGACCGGCTGTTCGGATCGGCCTTTCTGCGCGACATCTACCTGCGCGCCGATCCGCACATGACCGGCAAGGTCACTGTCCCGGTGCTGTGGGACAAGGAGCGCGGCACCATCGTGTCGAACGAATCGAGCGAGATCATCCGCATGTTCGACAGCGCCTTCGACGCGCTGACCGGCAGCAGGGTGCATTACTGGCCAAAGGATCTGCGCCCCGCGATCGAGGCGGTGAACGATCGCGTCTATCCCGATTTCAACAACGGCGTTTACCGGGCCGGCTTTGCCTCGACCCAGGCCGCCTATGACGAGGCCGCGCCGCGCGTCTTTGCCGCCATGGCCTGGGCGGATGATCTGCTGTCGCGCCAGCGTTATCTGACCGGCGACCGGCTGACCGAGGCCGACTGGCGCATGTTCACCAGCGCGGTGCGATTTGACACCGTCTATCACACCCATTTCAGGTGCAACCGGGCCTGGCTGCGCGATTATCCCAGCCTGTGGGGCTGGACGCGCGAGCTTTACCAGATGCCCGGCATCGCCGCGACGGTGCGGCAGGATCACATCGTCAACCACTATTACCGCAGCCACCCGGACCTGAACCCCTTCGGGATCATCCCGATCAACCCCGTGATCGACTGGGACGCGCCGCACGGCCGGGGCTGAGCGGCGCAGGCAGGGCCCCCGCAGGGTGCCGCCACGCGCGGCGCGCAGGGCACGGGGCAGGCCGCGCAGGCCGGGGCCTTGCGCCGGCACTGCGCCGCAGGGCAGGTGCCCCGATCAGGACACCAGGCGATAGCCGCCCGATTCGGTCACCAGCAGCCGGGCGCTCGAGGGATCGGGCTCGATCTTCTGGCGCAGACGATAGATGTGGGTTTCCAGCGTGTGCGTCGTCACGCCCGCGTTATAACCCCAGACCTCGTGCAGCAGCACATCGCGCGGCACCACCCCGTCCTGGGCGCGGTAAAGATACTTGAGGATGTTGGTTTCCTTTTCGGTCAGGCGGATCTTGCGGTCCTTGCCGTCGATCAGCATCTTCATCGCGGGCTTGAACGTATAGGGGCCAAGCTGGAAGATCGCGTCCTCGGACTGTTCATGCGTGCGCAGCTGGGCCCGCAGGCGCGCGAGCAGGACCGGGAACTTGAACGGCTTGGTGATATAGTCGTTCGCCCCGCTGTCGAGGCCAAGGATCGTGTCCGCGTCGGTGTCGTGGCCGGTCAGCATGACGATCGGGCATTTCACGCCCTGCTTGCGCAGGCGCTTGCACAGCTCGCGCCCGTCCGTGTCGGGCAGGCCCACGTCCAGCACGACCAGGTCAAAGATCGCGCCCTTGGTCTTTTCCACCGCCTCGGCGCCGGTGCCCGCCTCGAACACGTCGAAATCCTCGGTCGCGACCAGTTGCTCGGCCAGGGCCTCGCGCAGGTCCTCCTCGTCGTCCACCAGCAGGATTTTCTTCAAACCGGCCATCTTGCAGCCTCCTTGGATCGGGTAGGGTCAGGATGGCCAGGCGGCCCGATCTGTCCAGCGGGTTGCAATTCACCTCACATCCTGTTGTCGGCAGGGCGGGATATGTTACGGATTGTTTCAGGATTTCCTTCCCATGAGCCTTGTTCCCACCCTGTCAGAAACGATCAGCCGCGCCCGCGCCGACCTGCGGGTGGGCCTGCCGGTGGCGCTGGGCGGGCATCTGGCTGCCGCGGTCGAAACGCTGACGCCCGCCCGGCTGGACGATCTGCGGGCGCTGGGGCAGCCCGTTCTGGCGATCACCGGGCGGCGGGCCGAGACGCTGAAGGCGCGGGCCTATGACGGCGATCTGGCGCGCATCGAGCTGCCCGAGGATGCGGCGCTGCCCTGGCTGCGCGCCCTGGCCGATCCGGCGGGCGATCTGCGCGTGCCGA encodes the following:
- a CDS encoding exodeoxyribonuclease III, with translation MFTLATWNINSVRLRAGLVARLLGDEAPDILCLQECKSPVEKIPVEMFQALGYRWIVARGQKGYNGVAILSRLPIEDAGHRDHARLGHARHVAARLPSGVIIHNVYVPAGGDEPDRTVNVKFGQKLDFLTDMRDAFRADRPQRSILVGDLNIAPREDDVWSHRQMLRVVSHTPVEVAHLADAQEAGGWVDITRQDIPQGPLYSWWSYRARDWDSADRGRRLDHIWATGDIAAAGHASRILRAARGWDQPSDHVPVLASFDLPA
- a CDS encoding LON peptidase substrate-binding domain-containing protein gives rise to the protein MPGSLPALPGVVPLFPLPGAVLLPRTRLPLHIFEPRYLQMMEDVLRSGERLIGMIQPIGEGLANVGTAGRVTMFSEDDDGRMMISLRAVSRFRLDEVIEGFTPYLRGRVDWGGYAADRRTAEPDDPGFDRPAFMERLGRYMAAHSLSTDWNAAEEAGNELLINSLSMLLPLGVEEKQALIEAPTLAERRAILDGLMEYALHGGDDERLH
- a CDS encoding tetratricopeptide repeat protein, which encodes MLLQGSGDAPAAPNTADFIKDVTEADFMAEVIDASMQVPVIVDFWASWCGPCKTLGPLLEAEVARHKGRVRMAKVDVDKNQMIAAQLRVQSIPTVYAFFQGQPVDAFQGALPQSQVRQFVDKLAALGGDDGGLGAALEAAEAMLAEGAAADAAETFAAILGEEPENPQAWGGLIRSHLAAGDADAAEAALAQVPPAAAHAAPVEAARAQLALARQAQSAGPLDDLERRVAADPADHQARLDYATALHAAGRSAEAIDHLLESFRRDRDWNEGAAKAQLLTLFDALPATDPLVQKGRRRLSSLIFA
- a CDS encoding response regulator transcription factor; this translates as MAGLKKILLVDDEEDLREALAEQLVATEDFDVFEAGTGAEAVEKTKGAIFDLVVLDVGLPDTDGRELCKRLRKQGVKCPIVMLTGHDTDADTILGLDSGANDYITKPFKFPVLLARLRAQLRTHEQSEDAIFQLGPYTFKPAMKMLIDGKDRKIRLTEKETNILKYLYRAQDGVVPRDVLLHEVWGYNAGVTTHTLETHIYRLRQKIEPDPSSARLLVTESGGYRLVS
- a CDS encoding glutathione S-transferase family protein; translated protein: MGQLVDGVWTKGSVGAARGEGSYKRQQAGFRSWITPDGAPGPSGDGGFAAQSGRYHLFVSYACPWAHRTLIFRELKALAPHIDVSVVHPVMGEDGWTFAEGFDGATGDRLFGSAFLRDIYLRADPHMTGKVTVPVLWDKERGTIVSNESSEIIRMFDSAFDALTGSRVHYWPKDLRPAIEAVNDRVYPDFNNGVYRAGFASTQAAYDEAAPRVFAAMAWADDLLSRQRYLTGDRLTEADWRMFTSAVRFDTVYHTHFRCNRAWLRDYPSLWGWTRELYQMPGIAATVRQDHIVNHYYRSHPDLNPFGIIPINPVIDWDAPHGRG